Proteins from one Hoplias malabaricus isolate fHopMal1 chromosome 2, fHopMal1.hap1, whole genome shotgun sequence genomic window:
- the LOC136687471 gene encoding SLAM family member 5-like isoform X3 translates to MKMKTCFQHKGWIPEFTLLTVIFNSVAISTTSGQKVLIRAVGESLQFPTSVPVSGIIDFNDRTIGLVLNKQTDTGLTEEFKNRLHWNNQSGLFTLSDLRMEDSGVYKLESTKEPRITQYHQLNVYDKVSAPRVTNTTTNSSSENNLCLLLCSVKNVKELNLYWIKGSVILKQTNSSNPHETVHIPLEIQQTDNDTYSCVASNPVSNQTAVINIKELCQISTGKADPKKHTPAIIVFSIAFVLVIIGMTWCLWRKKMKNQSDHRREDSSATEGQQEEVQYSVINHRNRNQGNICEHTSEETCHLTTIYDKIQPHK, encoded by the exons atgaaaatgaagacATGTTTTCAACACAAGGGATGGATTCCAGAGTTTACACTTTTGACAG TGATCTTCAACTCTGTGGCAATCTCCACTACTTCAGGTCAGAAAGTACTGATCAGAGCTGTGGGAGAGTCTCTTCAGTTCCCCACCTCTGTACCTGTATCTGGAATTATAGACTTTAATGACAGAACGATTGGACTGGTGTTGAATAAACAGACTGATACAGGCCTCACTGAGGAGTTTAAAAATCGTCTTCACTGGAACAATCAGAGTGGACTTTTCACTCTCTCAGATCTGAGGATGGAGGACTCTGGTGTTTATAAATTAGAGAGCACTAAAGAGCCTCGGATAACACAATACCACCAGCTGAATGTTTATG ATAAAGTTTCAGCACCCCGAGTGACAAATACAACCACAAACAGTTCTTCAGAGAATAATCTCTGTTTATTGCTGTGTTCAGTGAAGAATGTGAAGGAACTGAATCTCTATTGGATTAAAGGCAGTGTCATATTAAAGCAAACTAACAGCTCCAATCCTCATGAGACAGTACATATTCCTCTGGAAATACAGCAGACAGACAATGACACCTACAGCTGTGTAGCTTCCAATCCAGTCAGCAACCAAACAGCCGTAATCAACATTAAAGAACTCTGTCAGATCAGTACAG gAAAGGCAGATCCTAAAAAGCATACCCCGGCTATTATAGTTTTCAGTATTGCTTTTGTTCTGGTGATAATAGGAATGACATGGTGCTTGTGGAGAAAAAAGATGAAAAATCAATCAGATCATCGCAGAGAAG ACTCATCTGCAACTGAAGGACAACAGGAAGAAGTGCAGTATTCTGTAATCAATCATAGAAATCGTAATCAG GGAAATATATGTGAACATACCTCAGAGGAAACATGTCATCTAACTACGATTTATGACAAGATTCAACCACACAAGTAA
- the LOC136687471 gene encoding SLAM family member 5-like isoform X12, whose product MKMKTCFQHKGWIPEFTLLTVIFNSVAISTTSGQKVLIRAVGESLQFPTSVPVSGIIDFNDRTIGLVLNKQTDTGLTEEFKNRLHWNNQSGLFTLSDLRMEDSGVYKLESTKEPRITQYHQLNVYDKVSAPRVTNTTTNSSSENNLCLLLCSVKNVKELNLYWIKGSVILKQTNSSNPHETVHIPLEIQQTDNDTYSCVASNPVSNQTAVINIKELCQISTGKADPKKHTPAIIVFSIAFVLVIIGMTWCLWRKKMKNQSDHRREGKYM is encoded by the exons atgaaaatgaagacATGTTTTCAACACAAGGGATGGATTCCAGAGTTTACACTTTTGACAG TGATCTTCAACTCTGTGGCAATCTCCACTACTTCAGGTCAGAAAGTACTGATCAGAGCTGTGGGAGAGTCTCTTCAGTTCCCCACCTCTGTACCTGTATCTGGAATTATAGACTTTAATGACAGAACGATTGGACTGGTGTTGAATAAACAGACTGATACAGGCCTCACTGAGGAGTTTAAAAATCGTCTTCACTGGAACAATCAGAGTGGACTTTTCACTCTCTCAGATCTGAGGATGGAGGACTCTGGTGTTTATAAATTAGAGAGCACTAAAGAGCCTCGGATAACACAATACCACCAGCTGAATGTTTATG ATAAAGTTTCAGCACCCCGAGTGACAAATACAACCACAAACAGTTCTTCAGAGAATAATCTCTGTTTATTGCTGTGTTCAGTGAAGAATGTGAAGGAACTGAATCTCTATTGGATTAAAGGCAGTGTCATATTAAAGCAAACTAACAGCTCCAATCCTCATGAGACAGTACATATTCCTCTGGAAATACAGCAGACAGACAATGACACCTACAGCTGTGTAGCTTCCAATCCAGTCAGCAACCAAACAGCCGTAATCAACATTAAAGAACTCTGTCAGATCAGTACAG gAAAGGCAGATCCTAAAAAGCATACCCCGGCTATTATAGTTTTCAGTATTGCTTTTGTTCTGGTGATAATAGGAATGACATGGTGCTTGTGGAGAAAAAAGATGAAAAATCAATCAGATCATCGCAGAGAAG GGAAATATATGTGA
- the LOC136687471 gene encoding SLAM family member 5-like isoform X8, whose protein sequence is MKMKTCFQHKGWIPEFTLLTVIFNSVAISTTSGQKVLIRAVGESLQFPTSVPVSGIIDFNDRTIGLVLNKQTDTGLTEEFKNRLHWNNQSGLFTLSDLRMEDSGVYKLESTKEPRITQYHQLNVYDKVSAPRVTNTTTNSSSENNLCLLLCSVKNVKELNLYWIKGSVILKQTNSSNPHETVHIPLEIQQTDNDTYSCVASNPVSNQTAVINIKELCQISTGKADPKKHTPAIIVFSIAFVLVIIGMTWCLWRKKMKNQSDHRREGREIYVNIPQRKHVI, encoded by the exons atgaaaatgaagacATGTTTTCAACACAAGGGATGGATTCCAGAGTTTACACTTTTGACAG TGATCTTCAACTCTGTGGCAATCTCCACTACTTCAGGTCAGAAAGTACTGATCAGAGCTGTGGGAGAGTCTCTTCAGTTCCCCACCTCTGTACCTGTATCTGGAATTATAGACTTTAATGACAGAACGATTGGACTGGTGTTGAATAAACAGACTGATACAGGCCTCACTGAGGAGTTTAAAAATCGTCTTCACTGGAACAATCAGAGTGGACTTTTCACTCTCTCAGATCTGAGGATGGAGGACTCTGGTGTTTATAAATTAGAGAGCACTAAAGAGCCTCGGATAACACAATACCACCAGCTGAATGTTTATG ATAAAGTTTCAGCACCCCGAGTGACAAATACAACCACAAACAGTTCTTCAGAGAATAATCTCTGTTTATTGCTGTGTTCAGTGAAGAATGTGAAGGAACTGAATCTCTATTGGATTAAAGGCAGTGTCATATTAAAGCAAACTAACAGCTCCAATCCTCATGAGACAGTACATATTCCTCTGGAAATACAGCAGACAGACAATGACACCTACAGCTGTGTAGCTTCCAATCCAGTCAGCAACCAAACAGCCGTAATCAACATTAAAGAACTCTGTCAGATCAGTACAG gAAAGGCAGATCCTAAAAAGCATACCCCGGCTATTATAGTTTTCAGTATTGCTTTTGTTCTGGTGATAATAGGAATGACATGGTGCTTGTGGAGAAAAAAGATGAAAAATCAATCAGATCATCGCAGAGAAGGCAG GGAAATATATGTGAACATACCTCAGAGGAAACATGTCATCTAA
- the LOC136687471 gene encoding SLAM family member 5-like isoform X10, translating to MKMKTCFQHKGWIPEFTLLTVIFNSVAISTTSGQKVLIRAVGESLQFPTSVPVSGIIDFNDRTIGLVLNKQTDTGLTEEFKNRLHWNNQSGLFTLSDLRMEDSGVYKLESTKEPRITQYHQLNVYDKVSAPRVTNTTTNSSSENNLCLLLCSVKNVKELNLYWIKGSVILKQTNSSNPHETVHIPLEIQQTDNDTYSCVASNPVSNQTAVINIKELCQISTGKADPKKHTPAIIVFSIAFVLVIIGMTWCLWRKKMKNQSDHRREGRLICN from the exons atgaaaatgaagacATGTTTTCAACACAAGGGATGGATTCCAGAGTTTACACTTTTGACAG TGATCTTCAACTCTGTGGCAATCTCCACTACTTCAGGTCAGAAAGTACTGATCAGAGCTGTGGGAGAGTCTCTTCAGTTCCCCACCTCTGTACCTGTATCTGGAATTATAGACTTTAATGACAGAACGATTGGACTGGTGTTGAATAAACAGACTGATACAGGCCTCACTGAGGAGTTTAAAAATCGTCTTCACTGGAACAATCAGAGTGGACTTTTCACTCTCTCAGATCTGAGGATGGAGGACTCTGGTGTTTATAAATTAGAGAGCACTAAAGAGCCTCGGATAACACAATACCACCAGCTGAATGTTTATG ATAAAGTTTCAGCACCCCGAGTGACAAATACAACCACAAACAGTTCTTCAGAGAATAATCTCTGTTTATTGCTGTGTTCAGTGAAGAATGTGAAGGAACTGAATCTCTATTGGATTAAAGGCAGTGTCATATTAAAGCAAACTAACAGCTCCAATCCTCATGAGACAGTACATATTCCTCTGGAAATACAGCAGACAGACAATGACACCTACAGCTGTGTAGCTTCCAATCCAGTCAGCAACCAAACAGCCGTAATCAACATTAAAGAACTCTGTCAGATCAGTACAG gAAAGGCAGATCCTAAAAAGCATACCCCGGCTATTATAGTTTTCAGTATTGCTTTTGTTCTGGTGATAATAGGAATGACATGGTGCTTGTGGAGAAAAAAGATGAAAAATCAATCAGATCATCGCAGAGAAGGCAG ACTCATCTGCAACTGA